Proteins from one Triticum aestivum cultivar Chinese Spring chromosome 7A, IWGSC CS RefSeq v2.1, whole genome shotgun sequence genomic window:
- the LOC123151463 gene encoding transcription initiation factor TFIID subunit 10, with protein sequence MMGSNNPGGAGGGGGGGMAPGTGAGGSDGRHDDEAVLTDFLSSLMDYNPTIPDELVEHYLGRSGFHCPDLRLTRLVAVAAQKFISDIASDSLQHCKARVAAPIKDNKSKQPKDRRLVLTMDDLSKALREHGVNLRHPEYFADSPSAGMAPSTREE encoded by the exons ATGATGGGAAGCAACAACCCCGGCGGcgcagggggagggggagggggagggatggcCCCGGGCACGGGGGCCGGCGGCAGCGACGGGCGGCACGACGACGAGGCCGTGCTCACCGACTTCCTCTCCTCCCTCATGGACTACAATCCCAcg ATCCCGGACGAGCTCGTGGAGCACTACCTCGGCCGAAGCGGCTTCCACTGCCCCGACCTACGCCT AACAAGGCTGGTTGCTGTAGCTGCTCAAAAGTTCATTTCAGACATTGCAAGCGACTCTCTTCA GCACTGCAAAGCCAGGGTTGCAGCACCTATCAAAGATAACAAGAGCAAACAACCAAAG GATAGACGTCTTGTGTTGACAATGGATGATCTTTCAAAAGCCTTGCGTGAG CATGGTGTTAATCTGAGACATCCAGAGTATTTTGCGGACAGCCCATCAGCAGGGATGGCCCCCTCAACAAGAGAGGAGTAG